The genomic window GCAACATTTTTTGCACacaatcgatcagaaaattgtgcagaatattgatagcgagtatagggaattcaagtttttagaatttaagacGTATTTTGGAGACATTTCTAAGGTTCTTCTCGTTGCGTGTGAAGCCAATTTTGCCATCTTATACGTTAAATAGCACActcttggagcgtatatctgttgtaAGTGATTTGGGAGTTCTCTTTGATTCGAAACTGTGTTTCaatatgcatatttcatcaattgtaACAAAGCAACAGGGGTACTTGGATTTGTGAAACGGTGGCCAAAGAGTTTGATGATCCGTATCTCACTAAGCTCCTTTTCACATATTTAGTACGTCCAATACTTGAGTCCTGCTCGTGTGACTGGTGCCCGCGGTATCAAAACTATATACATTGAATTGAGTCGGTtcagaaacattttttaattttcgaactCCTTGGCCTAAACTGGGATCCTAACCTTCATCTACCACCATACAAAAATAGGGTGCTTCttattagtttgccaactttggAAACCCGAAGAATATTACTTGGGGTAATGTTCCCGCATAAGCTCATCATCGGTGAGATAGACTCCTCTTACCTTGTCAGTTACCTAAACTTCGCTGTCCCTAGCAGAACTTTTAGACACTATGTGCGCTTCCACCTATCAACTTaccaacaaaatttttctaaaaataatccCTTGCGGAATTGGTACTCGCACTATAATGATTTGTATAATTGTATCAGCAAGAAATACTCTTTCACTgctttgcataattcaatactctcatATCTGAACTGATTGTTAATTATAATAATGAACACATTTAATTCTCTTTTTGTTTTGagttgaatttaatttttaaagttcTTATGTATTTAATCCTAATCTTAgcttttaaatttacaaatattttgttaaatttacaaatagtttgttattgaattatattatttttagtaGTCGACCGCGTTGTGTCTGTtgttgactttaaataaataaatatctaatgtgcttgccacgctcttcagcgaatgtagaacgaattttttctaaaataattttaagcaaaacaaaaatccgaaaccgtctggaaactgatacattaaaaggaatattgctagcccaaaattatttaaaattgaataaattttcctgtcataatattgaaccgtaaataaatatgataaaaaaataaaagcgaaaatgtataactaagaaactaaaatgatataggagtttattcgaggttcgattcgagctcaaagaaaaataattttaaaatgactgaaaacaagtaccttttgtatgtaatacaaaatttatcttttaacacgtttttgttatttataaaataaaatcaaatgaaataaaaacgattttatatgttgtatgtggcaacaaaaaataacaatcaaagacaattttcagaaaatcgcttttaaagttaatatttctGAATGAAGTCCGGCGCATTTTGGTATCTGccgaatacaatcgtacgtcacctgataataacccaacttcgtcctaactcaaaattggttgttattggttgttgccatatatatgacgatttttgacgattttttgtgCGGcatctgacgacttggaaaaagaatatatggcaacgctgcgtacgtctcacagacgtacgttatctcactagggttatGTAATTGAATTTATATCTGGTCAATTACCATTCCTTAATTATATACGTAAATAATTTACTTAATTCAGCAGCTGCATTAAAACGCGACATTAGATCAAAATTACTCGCTGCATTTGAAGCAATCACGCCGCCTACGCATTCATCCAGTAATTCCATTAAATTTGTATGTTTGACCATTACTTGTTCAGGTATGGGATGAAGAAATCCTCTTGTACCATCTTTTCTCAAATTTTCCCGCAAATAAACGCATGCACTCAATATATTTAAATCGCTTAAACCGTTTGTACATAAACGTACAGGCACAAAGGCAAAACAATCATTATTACATTCAATATAATCATGATAATCAATCATTTCACTTTCTTTGGTGTTATTTCCATCTACAATGTAAATTGTATCCAAATCAATTAAATATAGTTTATCATGTGCTGTATTATAGATTAGATTGTCTGATGTTAAATCTGTTATGTATATATGATAGCCGTTAATACCTTCGGTAAATTTAAAAGCTATATCCAATAATTGCTTAGCTATACTTAATTTTATACGAAAATTTGCATATTCAAAATATTGCAATGTATTACCGACATATTCTTCATACAAAGTTAAGCCGCACACACCAAATGTTTTAGGTACTGGAAACTTTTGCTTTTCCAAATATGGTTGCAAGAGCAATTGTACATTAGTAAGTAATAGAAACCAAATTGTTAACTCGTTAAAATCACTTTCATTAGTGAGCATATCGACAAATTCTTGTATGTTTTGTTTTGGACAGAATTGAAAATCTGTAGTTTCGGCTTGCGTTAAGAACTTCATTTTAAGTATTTCGCGTTTTAAtggcatttttatattttttaaaatatttaatatatttttggttgaagtttttgcTATAAATTTAGTGGCGTCCAGTTTGGAGCGCAGCATTTGCGTTACTCTTTTGTTGGCTATATTTTTTTGGTACAACAAATAATTGAGTGTATTGTGTATACCAGATTCCCAATCACTTTCCAATTGTGCCTGCAATTCGTAACAATTTTCTAAATGATTTTTACCAAATATTTCTTCAATTGGTATATCTTTGTTAAAGTGTAATGTATGCTGTTGATCCAAGTGAATGAATATTCTCAGCACGATTGTGAGCAATATTAAAAGTCTATTACTGAAGAGCAAATTGTTTAAATTTCTTAACATAGCTGCATAGAATATACTGATCCtgcaattaaagaaaaaaaaattacaactcaaCATTTTGTgtttgtattatttatttgtttattacgAGTagaaaaagtatttatttattatatgcaGTTTTTTGTACGGACGAAACACTATGGTGCCTGTGCCGAAACagcctggcaaaaatcaaaaaatttttaaaagtctagGTTTATCGAAGGCTATgttgctatgttcaaacagaaaaataaattgaggcaatttcgacttaaactgagtgctgttcatacaactcaatttagcttacacaatagtaatttcatAGCTGATTGGCTCATCTCTATAGCAACAACacacctttgttcagactgtcaaaatgtgtgtGTTGGTACtgggcgaatggaatggaatcaaaacataaaactttgaaatttttgtgtgttgtaagaaaatgtgttcaatgttttggtttaattttgagtttgccatcttcttttgataatccctactccagtgaaatgaaaaaaaataaaatcagctgatgagatgagccaactatatagttggtccatgcgtaactgacgtttaaatctactcaataaacaaactttacaaggttgcatttgtagttcgaaacaatttattacgcaatttttttgtatactcagatatagacttctatatatcaaaatgatctgggcgaaaaaggaaattcatttagccatgtccgtccgtccgtccgtaaagacgataacttgagtaaattttgaggtatcttgatgaaatttggtatgtaggttccagggcgctcatctcagatcgctatttaaaatgaacgaaatcggactacaacaacgcccactttttcgaaatcgaaaatttcgaaaaaccgaaaaagtgcgataattcattaccaaagacggataaagcgatgaaacttggtaagtgcgttgaccttatgatgcaaatagaaaattagtaaaattttggacaatgggcgtggcaccgcccactataccttagaaaattttcttaaaCTGGATCACCCTTCGGTAGTGCTTTGACAAGCATTTCatgtgtatttctgctatgagaGATGCTGTTCAAAGTAggcaaaaaatttgaaaaaactgcACACCATGAATTGACGAAAAGCTCGGCTATAGTCTCCTCGGAGATATGTAGCCCCAAGTTTTTATTATTtaccgaaaattacaaaaaaaaaaaaactgtttggcctaacaaaaattaaaattttttttgatttatttaataatttgggaaattttttaacaacgcgacatcaggacgggcaaggcggaagttgtttcgattataccttgtaaatctcttcaacgccttttttcccgggagttaacaattaacaaatatttttttttagctaaaaaattgtttttttttgtttcctaaaaaaaaaaaaaatacattccaTAGAAAAAAACTTGGCAAAATCATATGATAGGAATCAATCGATGTCTTGGCAATTAGGTTGTGTCAATCTCTACGACAGAGAGGTCTGCTACCACGGGTACGTTGTTCATACAATTAACTACAACTAACTATAACTAAAGCGCGGTTTCCACATAAAAACACGCTCAAGAAGAATAGTAGAagccaaaaaaaaattggcaattCTTTTATCGCTCTTAAACattattctgtaactcgattaGAATGGAAACGCGTTTAGAAAGCTGTcaacccatatacatacatatgtaaatgtttTGTTCAAGTTCGAAAGAAATTTCATTCGTATCGAGTTACAAAATATGGCCCAGTTCTCTATAAAGCGGCGTCACTTCCCTGCAAGCCACGAAAGTCAAATTTAGCAATATATTAGAAGAAATCTGTTAAAATTAACATACGGGAACTTCCACAGAAAAGTCCACCTTAACCGAAAAACTAAActaggattaaaaaaaaaattgcttgaattattaaagaaaaataattaaatgttatatatttaatattttcaaaattttccttaATTCCGATGGTGAGATATCGGTACACAAACCTCATGTTCGTGTGGtgatcagtttttttttatttacaagagTATTTTCTCTTTGCTGTTTAAATTTCTAAGATAACTCTGCAATTTAACTCTAATAGCTAGAATTTGGCAATAACAACAACTAGGCGTAAAATCAATGTAAAAGAGCAGTAACGCTTCAATTAACGGTCAATTTTGGATTTACTTTTAATCGATATTCTAGAATAAAATCACGCCATACAGAGGCTATTTAGACTTATTATATCTGCACTGGCGATTGTAGATGCAAAtagttttgtattttaataaaagttgacaaagtttacaaattaaattaataatcGCGCCATTTAAGCAAGTAATCACTTCCATATTGAGGTTCAAAGTTTCGTAACGTCACGCCATATTGTAAGTAATTTTATCGATAGGTGATGCCTTATTCTCAATTCCAATTCAATCATGTCTTATGCAGATGGATTCTTCGAGTAACGTTAAAAAATACTCAAAGTGCTATGGGGAAAAACTAAAAACTGACCTACAAAGGCTGGAGAGAAGCCGTTTAAAATCAAAAGAGAGGGCATCAAAGTATAGAAAAAGATTGGAAAAATGTATGATGAATAAATGCTACAATTGTGTTCAGGATGTAAGAAATTAGTGCCCCTAAAATATGGGCCATTGATGGATGAAGCTGTTAAATTGAAACATTAGCGCAAAGTTGAAGACCGCATTGTTTTGACATACACCGAAGGTTCTTTATCTATCTTTTGTACGAAATAGATGCACAGTTGCCTTTGTTTAAACGCCACTTTTTTATTAAACGTTCCCAACAAAACTATttcgaaagcaaaaaaaaaaaaataacattagcCCAGAAGATCTAATTCTACAAATTGACTTTGCAGAGAATTATAGGTTAACTTGTCAAAATGAGGTGCAAAGCGCACATTTTAGCTACCGTCAAATTACCACTTTCACTTGCGTGGTTTGGCTGGTTGGCGAAGTAAAATCATATGCTATAATCAGTGACAAACTCACAATAAATTCGATGTGTGctgttttttaacaaaacttgtagACATAATCAAAAAAGAACATGgccaatttcaaaatatttatattttttcggaTGGAAGTAGCTCTAAGTTTAAATTAAGTTTATTGCGCGAAGCCTGCCAGATTTTGGTTTGAATTTGGTTGCAAAGTTGTAGAGTGCAACTATTTTGCAACTTCTCATGGAAAAGGTGCGGTCAATGGGGTAGGAGTAACGATAAAACGAAAATTTTGGCAGGTGGCGAAAATGGAAAATATATTTTAGGATACTGCAGTTTCTTTTTACCAATGTGCTCGAAATCATATCTTTGGTATTAACTTAACTTACATTCCCACACAGCGAATAGAAGAGTTTTATGTTTTGCTAATAGAAAAATGGAATGAGTTGCCGAGAATTGCTGGAATACATAAAATTCATGATTTATCAAGCAGCGAAGCCAGGCAAATAAAATCAGCCGAGACTGGGTTTTCACACAAAAGTgttgtataataataaaataaagtttaaaaacgTTATTACtgcttatttgaaatatttttaaataaaaaaaacgcattGGTGAAATTCATGCTTTATTTTTAAATGTCAAATGTTATGTGCATACTAATTTggtttattttttcaaaacaataaaATCACAGCGCTAACCCCAATTGAATATCTCCATACATCCCttcaatttgaaattttgcaaaaaaaattttaaattggtatatcaacaaaaaaaaattttaatggatttaatTTCAGTGACATAACGTCAGGTAAAGTCACGCCAGATACTTTGTCtggtaaaaaaaaaaccgaaaagatTTTCTTAATATAGGAAATTGAAACATTAaccttaaatatttaaatatcattacAAAAAGTTTCACGCGAATAGTTCTACCCAATTCGAAGAATTATGCCTTTATAAAATTCAAGCCAAAGGGGACTTCCGTTTTTTGTAACATCACGCCAGCCCATATATTAGCTTATATAATttagtatttttaataaatttcggtAATCTTTTTACTAAAATAAAGTCCGCTTTATTACAATGCTATTGGAAAAAATTTTCGGAaatgttaaagcattttttttttaacatttagtCATACAAATGTCACGTCACGTCAGTTTGGAAATATCAAACAACATAAAAAGAGCACTCGtgctcaaatagaattgcaaattcCGTTAAAATATACTCATGTATCAACGTtgtaaaatgattcaatcaatacagttataaatcaagattgattcattttacaaatatgattgtttgatttcaaatatataagccaagtttgaatgcgatttaattttttccattcaaaaattcctTTAGTGATTGCATGACTGTAAAAAAAGCATTCAACTTGATTGTGGGATGTTACGTAAAAAGGAAAATTGGACCGTGCACCAAAAACTTAACTTGAAAATTACCgaataaaaatgtgaaactttagcgtacaaaaattaaacttgaaaattaataaatgctAATAATGCTGTCGTTATCGGACCGCCACTGTATCCCAATAACTCCTTAGCCTCTGCTGGCTTCCAGTAGGTTTGTTTACAATTTgatatatacgtatgtttgtatttaaACTATTTACGTAGGTAGTTAATAACTTATAACTCTAGCACTTACCGATCAATCCCGCGATGGAGGCGCCTTCGTCTAAGAGAGAGCGTGGCTGCAAAGAACGTACATATACATCTGCCTACAAACCTATGCTGGAAAGTATTCCAGCCTACAATGGGAGGTGAAAGTAAgaaaatttacaaagttattcgGGCATGCGGCTGCGGCCCGAATTAAAGATTTTACGCGTGGTTAGAGCAAGGTAAAAATcaatagaataaaaaaattgaaaaaattataaaataaaatataaaaatataaaatctgATAGTGTTATAAAAATTCTAATGGTGTTATAAAAATTTATCCGAAATTTAACCAATATGCCAAAAATGGAATTGAgggccaatttaaaaaaatgcgaaTAGCTTTACGTAAAAAAAGGGATAGCGCAAAAGAAAAcgtaaagcaacaaaaaaagtgaaaaataatatagaaaaaaaatgcGCTAAtggggaataaaaaaaaaaaaacgcaaaacgtGCAAAAAAGCAGCGAAAGtcgaacaaatacaaaaaaatgttagaCAGGTGAAACAAAATTGGCGATCTTTAAATCCTAAAAAAAGGAAATGCAAAAAGTGGGGAGGTAATGGAGAAACTGTCGGCTTAAGGCTTAGGAATTTAATAGAAGAAGCAGCACACGGGATAGAGATTAAATCTGGAGAAATAGAAAAACGAAGGTTAAGAAATTAATAGGTAAATAACAAGGGTAATGTTGAGAAACTGGAAAAAAAGGTAGGCAGAAGTAAGGAAACGAAACGCAATAGCAGAAATGCTAACAATTATAGGggttacaaaaaaaattacttcatAAAAAAAAGGCTCACAAGGAAATCGGCGAAAAACTAGAATTGATTTAAATTAACCCTAAGAAAACTAAACTTAACaattcaaattaaacaaattcaatgaaatgaaatggtgcttaaaattaactaaaaaaattcaaaaaatgtaaaaaaaaaaacaaatgtaaattcCGGCAGCGGCGCACGGATAATTATGTTGCCCTTTTGGGCTCTCTCCTTGACTGCTGTTCTCCTCCAATTAGTGGTTGTCTCTGCAGCTCCAATTTAATGATGGCGGTGCCAGGACAGGAGCCCTCAGATGCCCTTTTACTCCCTTGACGTCTAGCCTGACACCGTCTGTATGCTTCCCCTTCCTCTATATGAAATACTACCCCGCATTTGTGTATTTCGGACTGTATTGGTGGCTGGTGTGGCAAGTTCCTTTAACttaaatactaccccgctttATTTTTGCGTTTGTGGCTGGTGATGGTGGACAGCTTAAATTTTTGCACAGCAGTCTAAATGTGTAGAGGGGAAGAATATTAGGGACTGGGGTCATGGCGGGAGAGGAAGACACATTAGGGTGCATGTGAACTTATTATATCTATTAACTTTTATCTACTTATTTCATTTTACctatttatgtcattttatttattcatttgcttttaattattttacttgATCTTatccaataaatttttattaaatatctggctttatttatttatgtatgtaattttagttattttaattagttttatattttattttattttataattttatttaattttattttatttttaactttcattattttattttttttacttaattttatctttgtatataatttcatttatttcactaaattttattgattgtatgtaagtaattttatttaagttaatttgcacttttaacattttttaaaatttattttcactattAGTCCACATGCACCATGGACTGGGGAAAGGGGTTTCACTGGACTCACCTGGGGCTGTTGTCAAGCCGGGTATGGAATCCCGGTTCCTCCTTGGGATTCCGCTAAATTACCCGTTAGCACggttttatgagaaaaaaattgcgaacgttttttttttcgcaacacaaaatatatataattaaaacttgcttccgcactcacttaagtcaacttttcttttgagacattctctgcaatcgtttggcggtcgtaccccataaatcaaaagcctttctttctcaccactttcactcaagaacgaaagacaccaatacCAACAATCCTATTTAGGCGGGAAACGACGGAtataaactttcacgaactaacttcacgcatactaacagatacatgttcgaacatctatccAAGTGTTTGCTTCCTACtagttactaacacatgtaaacgtagctatgctggtatatgcacacagatacatgcgtaaatgtttgaacatccttaccatcgcattaacccacagggctgccgctacaggctcgcaaccgccgatggtgcatGCAACATGGGACGTGGACGTAAAAAAATTCAAagcctgtagcggcagcctgCCGAAGTAAGAACATATACTAAAATTGTAGCTGCAGAGGGAACCACTAATTGGGGGAGAACAGCAGTCAAGGAGAGAGCCCAAAAGGGCAACATAATTATCCGTGCGCCGCTGCCGgaatttacatttgtttttttttacattttttgaatttttttagttaattttaagcACCATTTCGTTTCAttgaatttgtttaatttgaattGTTAAGTTTAGTTTTCTTAGGGTTAATTTAAATCAATTCTAGTTTTTCGCCGATTTCCTTGAGAGCctttttttttatgaagtaatttttttttgtaacccCTATAATTGTTAGCATTTCTGCTATTGCGTTTCGTTTCCTTACTTCTGCCTACCTTTTTTCCAGTTTCTCAACATTACCCTTGTTATTTACCTATTAGTTCCTTAACCTTCGTTTTTCTATTTCTCCAGATTTAATCTCTATCCCGTGTCCTGCTTCTTCTATTAAATTCCTAAGCCTTAAGCCGACAGTTTCTCCATTACCTCCCCACTTTTTGCACTTCCTTTTTTTAGCATTTAAAGATCGCCAATTTTGTTTCACCTGtctaacatttttttgtatttgttcgaCTTTGGCTGCTTTTTTGCacgttttgcgttttttttttttattccccaTTAGcgcatttttttttctatattatttttcactttttttgttgctttacgTTTTCTTTTGCGCTATCCCTTTTTTTACGTAAAGCTAttcgcatttttttaaattggcccTCAATTCCATTTTTGGCATATTGGTTAAATTTCGGATAAATTTTTATAACACCATTAGAATTTTTATAACACTATcagattttatatttttatattttattttataattttttcaatttttttattctattgATTTTTACCTTGCTCTAACCACGCGTAAAATCTTTGATTCGGGCCGCAGCCGCATGCCcgaataactttgtaaattttcTTACTTTCACCTCCCATTGTAGGCTGGAACACTTTCCAGCATAGGTTTGTAGGTAGATGTATATGTACGTTCCTTGCAGCCACGCTCTCTCTTAGACGAaggcgcctccgtcgcgggatTGATCGGTAAGTGCTAGAGTTATAAGTTATTAACTACCTACGTAAATAGTttaaatacaaacatacgtatatatcAAATTGTAAACAAACCTACTGGAAGCCAGCAGAGGCTAAGGAGTTATTGGGATACAGTGGTGGCCCGATAACGACAGCATTATTagcatttattaattttcaagtTTAATTTTTGTACGCTAATGTTTCACATTTTTATTCGATAATTTTCAAGTTAAGTTTTTGGTGCACGGTCCAATTTTCCTTTTTACGaaacatcctttttatttttttttattcaatagttttcaatttaaagttttttacttTTGATTTTCCATCGGTTTTTAATTTTCTGTTTTTCATTCTCAATTCTGCCATTAAACAAACTGATCTTTCTGACTTTCGATGTCTTGATTTTCTTTGAATTACGTAACGTGCTTTTCGCGGCAATTTTACAACCCAGCTTCCACTTCCTTTTCTCTATTATCTTCAATTTAGCAACCTTATCTTcatcatttatatttttttattatacatataattagaTAGAATTAGTTTCAAACCATTAGCCTTAAGGAAAATTCGATATCAGGGAAGTTTTGAATTGTTTTGAGCATTATTTTAGTATAACTAGCTAGTAAAGAGTTTTATAACATTTTACAAAGAAATTCATACTATCGTGTTCATTAGTTAGATGGGTTGAGCTTATCTCAGAATGAGTGGCTAAACACTTtaaattggtgtgggtgttgcacgagtgcaATGTAGGGGACGTGGGTGTGACAGACTAGACATGCTAGGGACATGGGACCGTAACGTACAGacaaatgtcaggctaagggggcgttaCTAAAGTTTCGGAGTCAGTGTAACGCCCAAagctgcgtcaaggttttacgcagaaggggagggatgactccacctgaaacggacagaccttttcttccagctttctttttcttttcaaagaTTTCAGACATGAACCTCTCtcttgtttgtataactgtaggtaaggcgggtgagcaaaaactcaccccacccgacgagctagcaggggcttgccagtaTGCCAAGTGCCACCTCggccttaccccaacagtcagttatgcaacaatggcgcccaacgtggggcccgaaCCCACGACCCTGAGATTAAGAGTCTCATGCTCTACCGACTGAGCTAGccgggcttgccagcatgccaattgccacctccgccttaccccaacagtcagttatgCAACAGCATCGAGAGCACTCCCACTCACggtgattgcaaaatttgttgactgcaatcactttttcattCAGTTTCATTGATATTTCCGTTTtcagggttgatactttcgtacTTTTGATGGCTAACATACCTGTGATTGGTTTGAAGGTGTCAAAATCGTTATAATTAACCGggctgccatatttcatttaaaacattatgtttgattttaaaaagttttgttcGGGCAATTTAGCCCCAAATGAATGAAATACAATTATACATACTTCAGTTCggattgaaataaataagaaacatgAATAAATGAGTTAGCACATTCATAAAACATAATTGTAATAAAATATTATATCCAATAAAATAACTTCAAATCATAAATCCCAAATATGGTTCTCGCATTCAATAGCGACGGTAACTCTGACTtaatgttttgacattttatatCGTAAAACTGTATTTTGatattttctacaaaaataaccataatttttttaaaagttaagtagaattgccacataaataaggaatataatGAAGTGCTTTTTGTAGATTATAGTGCAGTGAAGGTGaagaaaaatgcgtttaaaaacATGCAACAGTAGACGCCAAATAGTGCACAGTGTTCCTttttatatcaaaaacacataaaatatgATTGTATTATTCAAAGGCCCAGAATTTCTTGATAATCCCCAAATATATATTGTCAGACCGCGAGACTATTTCACTTGCAGATATAAGCTTGCCTTtgcaataaatttatttaatcatTTCTTGATATGGTTAACTACACTA from Eurosta solidaginis isolate ZX-2024a chromosome 3, ASM4086904v1, whole genome shotgun sequence includes these protein-coding regions:
- the LOC137243675 gene encoding divergent protein kinase domain 2A is translated as MLRNLNNLLFSNRLLILLTIVLRIFIHLDQQHTLHFNKDIPIEEIFGKNHLENCYELQAQLESDWESGIHNTLNYLLYQKNIANKRVTQMLRSKLDATKFIAKTSTKNILNILKNIKMPLKREILKMKFLTQAETTDFQFCPKQNIQEFVDMLTNESDFNELTIWFLLLTNVQLLLQPYLEKQKFPVPKTFGVCGLTLYEEYVGNTLQYFEYANFRIKLSIAKQLLDIAFKFTEGINGYHIYITDLTSDNLIYNTAHDKLYLIDLDTIYIVDGNNTKESEMIDYHDYIECNNDCFAFVPVRLCTNGLSDLNILSACVYLRENLRKDGTRGFLHPIPEQVMVKHTNLMELLDECVGGVIASNAASNFDLMSRFNAAAELSKLFTYIIKEW